The sequence ctcatccatgaattctccagaatattttgggggtctataaacgactaaaaacagaactcttgaatcacccttcagtaagaatgacatatattcaaaggagataaaatcaccaaatgttatttctttgcactgaaatattgatttaaaaatggcagcaactccaccacctttcctgcaagtacgacacttatttaaataaataaagtcttgtggtgcactttcattgagaatagtattactgataccatcattcaaccatgtttcattgagaaataaaaagtccaagtgatgtgtcaaaataaaatcatcagGTAGTGTAACACCtcagtgagggggaagggaacagggaggagggagtcAGGCAGTGGCAGTTTTTGATATGTGTAACATGGGCAGCAGCCCAGGGCGGCAATTTCTAGGGGGCGGcatgagaataaaaaaaaaaaaacttctgtaTAGTGCTGCTGTGCTGAGGCGGGGCTGtgttaaaacacaaacacacctcGACATTCACCGCCATCAGCGTGCGCGAACATGCTGGAACACGCTTTGTTTGCAGCCTCGAGCACACGCAGCCAGAGCCCCTTCAGAAAAGAGCAGATTTAAGGTTATTCGCTGTACGACGCGCACGCAGTGCACCGTGCGTGTGAGTTCAATGGTTCTCAGCGATTCTCTGCTCAGAGTGAAGAAGTCGGCTCCAATAGTGACTCTTTATACTCGTGCTTATACATGCTTCACTCTTtgaaaatatcctttttttaattagacTTGTACAGTATAATTAACACCTGTGTTAATTATTCCTGATTAATCATGGAGGAATGTGTTTCTCCACACCTGTGaaagtgtgctgtggtatctgctgCAGTATATACAAGAACAATCAATGAAGATTATCTGTTGTTTTCAGGTTTCTCCTGTGTTTTTTGGAGAAGCTAATGaaagaaatattgcaatatcatctcattttgtcttttgtagTAGATAGAAGTGGACCTAATACAGTTCCTGTGTTAACTCATTATCTCTAGAAAATTAAGTAGTTATCACGGGAAAAAGgaggaaataaaatgtatgaaagcaTGGCCCTTTAGGGCCTCCGtatgggtatttctcacatacacaatcttttcatactatctaatgtgattGCACCACATATTCATTTTTACATAAGacttagtatgactagtatgagtagtatgacatttacaacacagcctgtgtgtgtgcgctgagTGAAGGGTGTGATCTGACACTAAAACGACTGAAACACCCTGAAATCATTCAGATGTTGCCTTTGTAATCTTACCGATGACTGTCAGATTAACTCCTGTTTTGTTGGTAAAGTGTCCTTTGGTGAAGTTCACCTCCATCCTGAAGCGAAAAGTGCTATTGTGTTGTTTCTGCACGTCACTGATCTGTAGAGTGCAGTTGCTCTTCATGTCTCCAAGATACTTAAACCCAGGCTTTTGGGGTGATTTACTGTCATAGACAGATGGAGTCTCACCCTGACATATTTCATGGTTTTTACACCAGACGACTCTGACAACCTGCAGCTGAACTTTCCTACCACCATCATCCTGGATGAATGTGAGTGGAGTGAAGGAACAGGGCAGCGTGACGGTGGATCCTTGGACGGCACAGGTGGAGGTGAACGGGTAAATCACAGATGGAGCAGCAGCCGCACCTGGAACGAGTCATAGGATTAGATTAAATatgaagtaaaacatttttatatctgctcaacagacacagacagacacagttacacagacagacagacagacagacagacagatgtgTCAGGTTGTGCTGAAGGCCTCTGAACCTGCCACTAACACCTACAATAAACCACACTAACCATAATTACACACaggcatacacacacataaatagttttatttatacaactgtatgtgtcttttatcagatttcaCCCAAACCGCCGCTGCAGCCTAAAGTCACTCTGAACTGAGTTTAACACCTGAGAGCCATGTGACTCAGATAATCATATttcctttcttcttctgtggttatTTCTGGTCCCGTTGTTCAATAATTCATTGTTTTACTGACCTTTTTGCACAAAGACTGTGTAACTTGGTGAAAATGAGGAAATGAAAAACAGAAGTGAAGCAGTTTTCACTGCAGAGATGATGAAATACATTTCCACTGTTTTACTATGAGAAGCTCAACAGAAAGTTTAAACTGGAtcttatttttctaaatcatcCAGTTTTAACTTCTGacaaccaactttttttttaacaaagacaGCTTGAGATCTTGTTTCTATTCCTGCTCTGATGTTATAAAACAATGGGTGTTTAATGGAAGGGGTTTTCATGGTCAACTGctgtaaaaacaccagaaaagtcactttgtcagagtttttgacaaacacaagaaatcacatttaagaatgaagtaaaaacacatgaatgcatccgtctacaggaatccacatcccacaatgcaatgcaccaaactatTCCAACAATGTCAGTAAGAGagagtttacagtggagatgaaaacaaactttttagctacaatttcaactttttacatcgttttttttctctttctcgaGCTGAAATGATCTTTCCTTTATTGATCTATCAGTTTCACACTTTATGTGTCTTTGTTTCTTGTTAATCTCACTGATCTCCAGCTCTGATGGGAGTTGAAAGTCTTACCTGTGAGGAGGAAAAAGATGCTGCAGAGCTTCATCATCTTCAGCTTCATGAAGCAGTGTGAGCTCCTGCAGCAGAAACTCACACTTTATGAAGCCATCACGTGAAGACGTTTCTACAAACTTCCTCTTTGTCTTCTTCTCCTTCAGACGTGAGTGAGACAGGAGGTTCATTTCATCTAAACCAGACCAAGAatggatttttttaatctacaaaTGCTAATCCATTGGTTTACTGAATGCAGCACTGTATACACTAATAATAACATCAAAGTCATaacaaaaaaatttgaaaataaaaaataaaaaataaaaacaaaaatatgaacaattgtAGATAAACATaagcaaatgaaaaataaataatctgtaGCTGGAGCGCCCTCTGTAGTGCAGTAGCACTGTCCACTTATTGACGCCTGCTATGCAGTCATTCGgatcaatgttttattttgaagggaatcTATTCCATCAGTTCCCACTGATAACAGTCATTTATTAGTAAGAATTAATAAgattaataatatgaataagGTGAACAAAGGAAAACTCACACACTTGTTTTTTAGATGACTAAGTCAGccaatccccttcaaaataagaatccataaaattatgtttttattcatatttatttattgcaaatTGCTACAACCTTTGTTAAATTTGTAAAGCCCTTTTGTGTGTCCTGAACCAGTGTTTGAGGAGCTCTGATAAAGCATTCTATAAATTCTATAAATGCCAATCATAGTCAGCGTTGCTGGGTGCAGTTTAGCAGAGCTTTTGAGAAACAGAAATGgtgtttttagtttaaatttagtctgttttgtttgaaaacTAAAGactacttttttgttttaatgctgCACTTCTtgtttttagatgtgtgtgtgtgtgtgtgtgtaagtgtgtgtgtgggtgtgtgtgtgggtggatCCATAGAAGTGtgtgaaacacaaagaaaacacctcagacagacagacagacaggagaGACACCTCAGTGTTTGTTGGTTTAGACTCCTTGTATCATGTCTGGCTGCAGAAACATTGAAGAATTAAGAAAGCAGTTTAAAAACCGTTTACCAGTCTGTCCCGAAGAGCAGGAGGATTTCTACAATGACTGGGCCAAGAACTATGACCAGGTGAGAAACCTGCAGTGGTTCCCAGTGTGGTTCACCACACTGGTGTGACAACCATATTGTTGCGTCGATCTGCCTGAGTGCTgcgtttatgtttatgagaggagctTCAGCAGGGAGTGAAACTCACCCAgttggatgtgtcactggtgggcggggctccgcctcaaacgcgcatatgaagcgaatggggatagtccggtgccgcagaagacgcgttaggtgtgaacgcagcataatgcTGGGTGCATGTACCGCTTCAAGCTCATGCCGGCgaaaatagtataatataaaagtatttctattaAGAATTTGTTAAATTTGATATAAACATAAGGAAAAATGTTTCAGGTTATAAAAGTAGACctagttttctgtttggttaatGCCTAATTTTACAGATTACTTACCTGCATTGATTTcatgaaaaacaagtttaaaatatacttttaccaaaataaatgtgctcacctgaaattgtgtttatttgtacttaccttgtttgatgaaaaattCTGAACTTATTTGCATTGTGTTTCATGTTCTTGTCACTGGATAGAATAAAAGTAAGAATGAGTGAAATCCTGATTCTGGTCAAGTCCGTCCTTTTTCAAGTGTAGGACGCCATGACGTTATAGACCCttgataaatacattattattgtaatacacaactacacaaaaatttTTACTTAGAGAGGAAAAACTCTATATCGAGAAacaattcttcaaaaaaacaataaaaaaaaagaagaagaagagaaaacgCAATATTTTGCTGTTCCCGTGGTTGTGCAGGTGGGAATTAAAAGTCTGTGACAAATGCTGTaggacaacattaaaacagagaaacagcgAGAGGCAAAATGgagccatttttttttgtacggTCACCCATCATATTGTACATGATTTGAGTGATAATACGTGTTAtgaaggctattttgcacaataggtgtgcctttAGATttgtacttgtcctttggtgtaccttgTGCACaaacagtttgggaaccactgatctatggCACAGACAGCACAAACTCATCTTAtttattaagaaaaatatttaaaatgtattttttatgtcttgattctttttaaaatatcttttgttttaattttatttatttatcgtaATAAATGTATTGCAGTTATTCAATTGTTTGATATATTTATGAATACTGTTTTCAATTATTAAAATTTATGCTACGATCCCGAAAGCAGAAAATTCCGAAAGCTTTCTCACTTATATTTATATCCATCAGGcaggggtggaaagagtacagaaaaaaactctacttaagtagaagtaaagttactggtgtaaaaatctactcgagtaaaagtaaaaaatagatCACCTAAAATGTACTCAGCGTAAATGTtacttagttactttttttttggggggggcatCTCTCACatgcaacaaaataataaagagACGTGTACAAAGATCAAGACAGggtgtggctaacctggataaataaaataggATTAATGTCAAGGATGTCAATTCGATGAGGTATGTGTTTCTGTaaatacatccaatgtgtcagagcatccaataaatCACCTCTGAAAGCAGGAaatgtgtacagtatgttatataaagtctataaaacattctaggtggaatgagccgaaggaggaaaaaatgataCTGATGCCCTAGGGTGACGTGCACGCACccacaaatacagttttatattaacaataataattgtaattaaaatcacatgatcattgcacaaaactgctgatcaattggctgcaacatCTGTAGCTGTTACAAAAAGAAACGCAcacacaatgcgtaaagacACACAGTGGCTcatcaggcactgctggaggacaagGTGCACGGGAGACAGAGTCAGCGCCAGGCTCCGCTCTGAGTCGTACACAACCCCCCCCGACTCCCCACCCCCCAAAATCTGTGCACTTCTGAATGGGTGGGTCCACAACCTCTTCAGTAGTAACGGctgtaatgtaaacaaacatgctaAACATCTTAACGACGTTAGCCTGACAGTCAGGGTTACATGAGGTTTGTTtgacacatacatatatacatatatactactactgaatagtactttatgacatgtagtattagcattagcagcattagtgttcagctttatgtgcacagtgtgcagcaggggtgaaagaaagaatataaataatagtaaatgagcttttaacgacaacctaatgctatataaacacagccacaaaaacaaagttagctcgctaacatacctctgaccaAGTGGTCGCTGCAGACatgggcatcagcagactctgctcctctaaaccgcagacgtaggtttaatatccactttttacggcgttgttctgtgagctttttacatttctcacctttgtgaacgacaatcttcAGTCCTtagagcagccgtaaactacacaaaacacgggcattttgattatttcagacgaCAGATTCTCAAGTTTCCGTCTGAATTTTGCGTTCTCGCTTTGttgcgatgcagcaatgtgagtgacgtcacgtgaatcaacagagtaggccatagacatatacacattctattggctgatcctaatAACAGCTCTAgggttcaatagcacaaatgtagcagactcccgtccgcgaatgggatttattttactctgtaacaaaatctatttcaaatgtagcgaagtactgttacttgaaacaaaatttacttaagtaaaagtaaaattacagattttaaaaagtactcaacaaagtagaagtacacaaaaagttactcaattacagtaacgcgagtaaatgtaatttgacacatTCCACCCCTGCCATCAGGATGAAATAGGTTTTacatataataacaataataatatatatgttGTGTGTCTGTTCAGGATGTGTTGACGTTGAACTACAGGGCACCGAAGCTCGCTGTGGATTTCATCAGCTCTAACTTCTGTGGTAACCGTGGTGACGCTCAGGTCTTGGATGTAGCCTGTGGATCGGGGCTCGTCGCTAAACACGTGGGTCTGAAACTCTGCATTAATATGTATTAGTCAGTTAAACCACCTTCACCTTTGGgtctttctgaggataaatCTGTGGGGCTGTTACAGATGTTTCAGGCGGGCTTCCGGCACTTTGTGGGCGTGGACATCAGCTCAGGAATGCTCAGCGAAGCTTCCAGAACCGGCCTTTACCGGGACCTGAGACGGGCCTCACTGGGACCAGAACCTTTGCCTGTAAACACTGGTACGTTTAGCTCCTCACTCCTCTGCTATCCCATTGATCGAATAGATCTTAATGGATCATAACATTTTGTGAACGGATGTTTTGTCAGCGATCCCGACATTTGGTGGACAGATCACAAAGTTTTTCGCCATGTCTTGATGGATCACGACACGTTGTGGATGTATCTCAACAGACCTCTAAATTTTGTGGATAGATCTCAATTGGCTACGTGCACAATATGGCGTCCAATAACATCCTGTCACAGTTTGTGAGGGTGCTGACTTCCGgtccattgttgttgttatgaAGCCAGCGAGCGGAGGGAAAAATTAGCATGTTCGGTCTCCAAAAGAGGCGATTGGTCTATCAAAGGGTTGGAGGTTCACCAAAATCTGGACAGATAACTTCACTCCAAGTAGGAACACAAGAGTATGGAGCTAACATTTATTACCCAGTGATATTGTGCTTACGCCAAATTAAAAACGAGGACCTGCGGAGACAATTTGAGTTGGCTCTGAGTCAAATAGAACGGCTGCAGCTGCGGACGTGTTTTGGAGCGCTTTGCTAACTCAGATGACCAAATTCATCATTATACCAGGTGAGTTTGCATTTTACATTCTGTATTTAGTTATAGTGACCGGTGCATGTAATATTcaaagttaaagctgcagtgcgTGAGTTTTGGGAGGTGCTCCACGCTACCCCCTCCTCTCCTGAATGAAACTGAGTTCCATAAAATGCACATAAAAAACATTGGTACAATAGAATAtatgaaaattaataaataaatacatgaaattaaAATACAGGCCTTCGTATAGTTTAAGCAAGTATTTAAAAACTGGTATAGCGAGCTTGAGTTCCAGAGCTCAGGGGCTCTGAGAGATAAAGCTcaatatagatagatactgtagacagacagacagacagatacatgtatacatacaagttattttatgtgagaaaagacacatttaaatgtatactTGCGATGATTTTAGATGTTATTTCTGGAGCTGTAGTTATTTGTTTACGCCACTAGAGGGAGGATCCCCTGAAGTGAGCGCTAGTTGTGGTAAAATGTTTAAGTATTTATGATTTAGCATTTGTATTAATTCCAAATATTAACTGTAGTTAATCCTGAGCTTTCATTTCTAATGACATATCTTGTTTTTGGTATAAAACCTGTTGCTTAACCTCTTGCATTAAGTGAATAGATCCCGATATTTTGTGGATGATCCCCATAGATCATTGCATTTTCTAGATGGATCCTGACATTATGTGGTTGGATCCCAACAGATTTGGGTGGTCCTGATAAATCCTGATGTTTTATTGACAAATCCCAACACTGTGGAGTAGAGCCCAATGATCCTGAAGCTCCTCCCTCTTTCTCCTTCTTCAGGCGTGTTTGATGTTGTTGTCACCGTCGGAGCTCTGAACGCTGGATTCATTTCTGTCAGTGCGATCAGGGAGCTCTGCAGAGCCGCCAAGCCAGGTGAAATCCTGGCCTTAACCTGTCTCATTCCAAGCGTCAGAGCAGAGGAtgtttattgattattgattattgattgtTGTGTTAGGAGCACTGCTGTGTTTGGTCAGAGGACATCACTACACTGATCATCCCTTGGAGCAACAATACAACACTGAGCTGATCGCAGAGCTGCAGCTGATGGAGGATGCGGGACTTTGGACCCAGCTGGTCAGCCGACAGGTGGACAGATACATGATTGACACGGAGgctgaccaatcagagtcaCAGGCGGAGCGTTACATCAGCGGGAGCGTTTACCTGTTcagaaaaactatttaaagcCAGAACGCATAAGATTCCTCTTTAACTATTGTAAGAACAGTAAAAGCATTCAATATAATTACAGATTGTAAAACCTGAAAACAATGATCAAGTATCCATGAATGGTACCTGTGGTGGAAatgaatataacaaaaaatgtgtttaatcaattaccaaaaaactaaatattagttaaatattttaaacacattaaaaggacttttaatgtgtttcttgaaatggccggatttggccccttgAGTTAGATGCAGATGTTATAGACCAATGGAACTCTGTTGCCTAGTAACAGCTAACAGGAAGCAACAACGTGGGTCAGTAGTGGAACAAATCAGAGCCGGGccgggggcggggcaaatgagcgggccctttaaacccaaataataaagctcatgatagattcattttacaacatacacatgcctGCAACAGCGGGGCTTACAAGCTTCGGCACCACGGAGAACGTcaatgtcattttgaagtccatcaaacgaacatgaagtataacaaaacaacagaacaacaaaaacattaagatGGTCACTAACATAAATTAAAATCATCTCATCACCACAGATAGCAACtgctttattttgacacccactttaaccatttcatctcagagcctgtatcagtagatataaagtttagtaaaactgtcccagcggcccacatgttcacaaacactatttaatatgaagtattatagacCTACTCAGCACTATTTGAAGGGCATACGACGAGTCTTGTGCTCCATGAACTCATCCACGATGCTCTGTGTGTCCATTTTTCTCTGttctctcattctctatggacaTCATGACAAGTCCACccagtctctcctgtcccactgtgctcctcaactggtttttaatgagttttaactTGGAAAATGAGCAggacacgtgactgacgtgcaCGTGCATACTCagtgcagaaaccatgttgtttccatatgtgatgcttgaaaaattgaaaaatggcaatgaatgaaccgctgttaaggctcgtaaatagtttgttgtatgtagaaagcttgtcacctgaggacTCTGACACTTATTTAAGgactcactttaagtacaggtgaacgattgtgggacccatgcagcattcctgaaaacgAGTGGTCATCCAACGTgctcccgtgcaccatcgcctcagcagtcctccggttgttttgcaccgagcctgcgcatgcatgcacctaatttattATGCATACATCATGACAAATGGGTCTATATAAcccctgtataaatctgcatgatgggtgaCTCCCCATACTCTGTGCGCttctgggcacaagtcatgggAGGGCCCCgcttctccagctcccctgagccgTGGTAGAGGCCCGGCTCCCTTAAGTCCTACCTCCTATCCAGGCTCCTCTGGGGCCCGGGCCGGGGGCTGCTGCCCTCCCAGCCCCCCCATAGCTTTGCCCTTGACGTGGGTTATATCCTGACCAAAATAGtggctctccatagtttatgcccaaAGGTataaaataattctaaaaagtcattttaatgtgttatttttataaaaatccAACCAAACCCAGAAATCTTTACAGTTCCTATTCAGTAGTAGGTTGGGGAAACTGTATTACAGCCTGAACTTTGGCCTGCAGCATTAACACAACCACGCGCCCCAGGTAAGTCACCGTTGCCCTTGCAAAGTCACATTTAGCCAGGTTAACAGTTAACTGTGCTTCCACCAACCTCTCAATCAATGTTCTAATCCTTCTCAGATGAGCATACCATGTACCACTTTCGACCAATAAGTCATCcaaatacacagaacatcccTCTAACCCATGGACCACCCGGTTCATTAGCCGCTGAAAAGTGGCTGGAGCATTCTTCAAACCAAAGGGCATAACTGTGCCAGTAGAGGCTAGAAGGAGTGATAAATGCAGAGATTTGTTTTGCCTGCTATGACAAAGGGGCCCGCCAATATCCTTTAAGAAGATCAAATTTAGATCCAAAATTAGCAGACCCTACTGGTCTATATACATATCCATACGTGGCAATGGAAATGAATGAGACTTAGTCACAGCATTGACCTTCCTCATGTCTGTGTAAAGCTGCCAGGTGTTATCTGGTTTTGGTACCAACTGGATGCAGATAGCACTGCAATGttatttttcaacatttcaTCTTTTTCAGTTTCCAGATGTTTAAGCTTTTCAGGTCCCATGCAATAAAATCGCTGTTTGATGGGTTGCGCGTCCCCCACATCAAGCTCGTGCTCAATCCAGGGGGTGCGGGATTGGACATCACCAAAAAGCTGAGGGAACTTTCTGATCAGCTCTATTAACTGTAAATGCTGCGCCTCTGGCAAATGTGCTAATGAAGACTGAAGAGTGTTCAAAGACTCAGAGATATTAAACCTACCACTGAGTAAACAATCATCTGGTTCCGGAACGCCGTTTGACTCTGAGGTCCCTGTGCAGATGTCTACAGCCAGCACAGGACACACATCCGCCCGGACTCTCCTGCCACCCTCTAAACACTGATAATACGATTTTAGTAGGTTGATGTGATAAAGTTGCTATGTATTTCTTTGACCTGGGGAGGCAACAAGATAGTTCAGGTCGGAAAACTTTGATTACATTAAATGGGCCCATACATTTAGCACGAAAAGGAGAAGTAACCAGTGGTGTCAGAGCGAAGACCTGGGCCCCAGAActaaagtcacaacacaccgcTCCACAATCATATTGGGTCTTCATTTTCATTGGTGCCTGTTCCAGCTTCTCTCTCGCCATTACACCAGCCCAAAACAACCTGTGTTGAAACCCATTATTTGGGGGGGCTGGGCAAACATTACTCGCTAACGGCTCCCCACCGAGTGTTCAAAAACTAGTTCATTTGGGCTAAATCTTGTACTTTCCTGCACAGCTGCCAACATCAACCAAGGAAGTCCATCCTCCCAGTCTCTATCCAATTCAACATAATATGACTGGTTGTGTTTCAAAATTTCTAATATGGGCAAACAATATGCGAGGAGAAACTAGACCCTTGACCGCTCTGTATAACCCTGGGTATGCCAAACACTGAGCCTTAATCACAGCTTTGGTGGTTGTTGTTCGAAGCGGATAAGCTGCAGGGTAATGGGTGCTTTGATACATTACAGTCAGAAGGTATTTACACCACGATTTTGCACTAGACAATGGCCCCACGCAGTCTATGATCAGACACTCAAACAGCTCACTCACCACCGGAATGAGCTGCAACGTGCTGGTACGGTTTTTTGGTCAGCTCACACACATGACAGGTTTTATTATATTCACCCACATTGGATTTTAACTTTGGTAAAAAGATGTGTCTGAAGACACACAAGTATGTTTTCCACACGCCAAAGTGACCAGATTCATCATGTGCACTCTTCAAAATTTCCTGAGGCACCACCACTTGAAACACGGGTGGCCCCAAAACATCCCAGTGACAAAGGAGCCATTTACGTACCAGGGCCCCTTCATGCACAAAATAGCACCGGGCCACATCCTCCACGCCATCACTCGCCATAACCTGTGTCtacaacagagagagagaaacatcaGCTTTTTGAGCACTATTCCACTCACCTTTGGACACTGAAGGAGGCAAATCAGGGAGTAAAACTGGCTCAGCTGAAGACACAGCATCCAAAACCAATGTTCCGGCTTTTTTTTTGAGCACATCAATCGCTCGGACATGACCAGTGGTGAACTACTAGGACAAACATGTCTTCCACAATCATCATTCCCAAGTATCATTGATACAACCAGCAACGCAGGACGCACGGCCACAGAAAACACACCCTTGGCCAGTGCACAATCCAACATCACATCATGCTGCGGCACTGGGACAAAGCCCAACTCCTTGCCTTTCATCATCATAATAAAATACCCAGATTGCGTAATAGTAGAAAAAGTTAGGGTTGGTTGCACAATAAACGAGTGCGCAGCCCCGGTATCACGCAATAATTTAACATCCACGCTCTCAGTGCTGTCCAACAAGGACACATTTATGATGAAAGGTTCAAAACCAGACCTGTCAATGGCATTCACCTTCATCAACTTTTCTTTCGTGCACAACATGGCAGGTGCAGCGGGAGGCACTTCTAGTGACCCTCCGCATGACATAAATTGCATAAATTGACCATCCTGGTTGTACAGAAGGGGAACCCTTCCATGCGGAACCAGATTTAAGAGCTTGGCTGCGCGTAAAACCACTGCCGTCACTTGTGCGCTCAGGCATCTCCACAAAAGCAGTCTTCTGCGTCAACGGAAAATCATCAGCATACTGAGCCGCTTTAAGTATTTGGAGCTCTTTCATTTATATACATAGTTACGCGCTGAGAACACGCCATCTTAAACTGCTCCATCACAATCAGCTTGCACAGAACTTCAAACGTGTTGACTTTTTCCACTGAGCACCATTGGTGAAAATGCATGGTTAAATCACGCATAAACTCAACATTTGTTTGCTCATTCGTCTTTTTACAATGTCTAAATTGCTGACGGTACGCCTCTGGGACCAGCTCATAAGCCTTGAGGACAACTGATTTTACCATCTCATAAATCAGACCAtcctgcacacaaacacatgaacAAGCCTATTAGTATGAAGGTAGATCAGTGAGAGCTTATAGAATGTGATATGAGGTTGTAGAATGTTGtagaaaataatttgaattaCTTGCGTCAAAtatcgtttacaaccacaactctccggttacaacttct is a genomic window of Gouania willdenowi chromosome 16, fGouWil2.1, whole genome shotgun sequence containing:
- the LOC114478657 gene encoding methyltransferase-like protein 27; this encodes MSGCRNIEELRKQFKNRLPVCPEEQEDFYNDWAKNYDQDVLTLNYRAPKLAVDFISSNFCGNRGDAQVLDVACGSGLVAKHMFQAGFRHFVGVDISSGMLSEASRTGLYRDLRRASLGPEPLPVNTGVFDVVVTVGALNAGFISVSAIRELCRAAKPGALLCLVRGHHYTDHPLEQQYNTELIAELQLMEDAGLWTQLVSRQVDRYMIDTEADQSESQAERYISGSVYLFRKTI